Proteins from a single region of Syngnathus scovelli strain Florida chromosome 7, RoL_Ssco_1.2, whole genome shotgun sequence:
- the cfap45 gene encoding cilia- and flagella-associated protein 45, whose amino-acid sequence MSETSSTSTLRRKHCYRTRAPSSQVDENLFGKTTQRSSHLASKVKDVPVQKQIGKTIQIVTKDLVRNLRVPCSDPSGQSIILPSADFKRITSRSKVLSKEKKEAIKETHKSGKENEMWAAEERKRQMFEADMCRQEREAVSEIELEAHERRQRLLERAKALRMEQEEEIRELNKAILGAQCQATRDAQIQEKKQIQKEMLEEERRLDAMMEAERRRLLERLEQIDEMRKQERISGKQQIFEQIQQRLEDKLVQEELKEQEKNQTREKQAKMNMEDLTSLQNKREEQQRLHQEVMRINAETLRAQELRREEEKMADMREMEYIKNKLQREAEYEAEQKRMKREKELEIARLRAQQERAKDYKADQDELRAKRNQEIADREWRRKEKELAAKKAQEEAMLRAARLEQVQRKEQLLSMEAGREKAEFEKVLKVQQEASVRQKEEDKKQRQKALRHAEAIRQQVKELEQANIAKRKETLKEAERLSEELRQRRKRISEIKQKKLKELKATGLSEKYCGEVERKAWLL is encoded by the exons ATG AGTGAGACCTCTTCCACTTCAACTTTGAGAAGAAAACATTGCTATCGCACACGAGCCCCCTCATCCCAGGTAGATGAAAACCTGTTTGGAAAGACCACACAG AGGTCATCACATTTGGCCTCGAAGGTAAAGGATGTTCCAGTGCAGAAGCAGATAGGCAAGACTATCCAAATAGTCACCAAAGACCTTGTACGCAATCTCAG AGTCCCATGCAGTGACCCCTCTGGACAGTCCATCATTCTGCCATCAGCTGACTTTAAGCGGATCACCTCCAGATCTAAGGTTCTCTCCAAGGAGAAGAAGGAGGCCATAAAGGAGACACACAAGAGTGGAAAAGAGAATGAAATG TGGGCAGCTGAAGAAAGGAAGCGGCAGATGTTTGAGGCCGACATGTGCCGTCAGGAGAGGGAGGCTGTGAGTGAGATCGAACTGGAGGCTCACGAGCGAAGGCAGCGTCTGCTGGAGCGAGCCAAGGCCCTGAGAatggagcaggaggaggagattCGAGAGCTCAACAAG GCGATTCTTGGCGCTCAGTGTCAAGCCACACGAGATGCCCAAATCCAGGAGAAGAAGCAGATTCAGAAGGAGatgctggaggaggagaggcgCCTAGATGCCATGATGGAAGCTGAACGCCGCAGGCTTCTGGAAAGGCTGGAGCAGATTGATGAAATGCGTAAGCAAGAGAGGATCAG TGGGAAACAACAAATCTTTGAGCAGATCCAGCAGCGTCTGGAAGACAAGCTGGTACAAGAGGAGCTCAAAGAGCAGGAGAAAAATCAGACCAGAGAGAAACAAGCCAAGATGAACATGGAGGATCTCACG TCCCTGCAGAACAAGAGGGAGGAACAGCAGCGTCTGCACCAGGAGGTCATGCGCATCAATGCTGAGACGTTGAGGGCACAAGAGCTGAGGAGAGAGGAGGAGAAGATGGCGGACATGagagaaatggaatacatcaaaaacaaatTG CAACGTGAGGCCGAATATGAAGCGGAACAGAAGAGGATGAAGAGGGAGAAGGAGTTGGAGATCGCCAGGCTGAGAGCTCAGCAGGAGAGGGCGAAAGACTACAAGGCTGATCAG GATGAACTCCGTGCCAAGAGGAACCAGGAGATTGCGGACAGAGAATGGAGAAGGAAGGAGAAGGAGTTGGCTGCCAAGAAGGCTCAGGAGGAGGCCATGCTTCGCGCTGCTCGCCTAGAGCAAGTCCAGCGTAAAGAGCAGCTCCTATCCATGGAGGCTGGCCGAGAGAAGGCTGAGTTTGAGAAGGTTCTAAA GGTTCAGCAAGAGGCGAGTGTCAGACAGAAAGAGGAGGACAAAAAGCAGCGTCAGAAAGCGCTGCGCCATGCCGAGGCCATCAGGCAGCAGGTGAAGGAGTTGGAGCAGGCCAACATTGCCAAGCGCAAAGAGACATTAAAGGAGGCGGAGAGACTGAGTGAGGAGCTCCGGCAGCGACGCAAGCGCATCAGTGAAATTAAACAGAAGAAGCTGAAGGAGCTCAA GGCAACGGGGCTCAGTGAGAAATACTGCGGTGAAGTGGAGAGGAAAGCATGGCTCCTTTAA
- the slc37a4a gene encoding glucose-6-phosphate exchanger SLC37A4a, whose product MGRANYGYYRSTIFLAMFVGYTLYYFNRKTFSFVMPSLMQEIELDKDDLGMITSSQSLAYAISKFISGVLSDQISARWLFSIGLFLVGGINVVFSWSSTVAVFSALWFLNGLGQGFGWPPCGRVLRKWFEPSQFGTWWSILSCSMNLAGSLGPIIASVLAQSYSWRTILCMSGMICVVLSFVCLLVIKNEPKDVGLPNVEVADKKSKGESSSNESTLSEFLLSPYLWLVSVSYLVVFGVKTACTDWGQLFLIQDKGQSTLMGSSYMSALELGGLIGSLAAGYFSDKAVAKQGIKTYGNPRHYVLILMMTGMFVSMYLFRVTVTPDSPKVWILFLGAVFGFSSYGPISLFGVIANESAPSNYCGTSHAIVALMANIGGFLSGLPFSTIAKHHGWEMAFWVAEIFCGITVVCFFLLRNIRSKMGHVSKKSD is encoded by the exons atggGTAGAGCAAATTATGGCTACTATAGGAGCACTATATTTTTGGCCATGTTTGTTGGCTACACACTTTACTACTTCAACAGAAAAACATTCTCTTTTGTGATGCCTTCACTGATGCAGGAAATTGAACTGGACAAGGATGATCTGG GCATGATAACCAGCAGTCAGTCTTTGGCCTACGCTATCAGTAAGTTCATCAGTGgagtcctttcagaccagatcaGTGCCCGCTGGCTTTTCTCCATTGGATTGTTTTTGGTGGGAGGCATCAATGTGGTCTTTTCCTGGTCATCCACTGTGGCCGTATTCTCTGCCCTGTGGTTCCTCAACGGCTTGGGCCAGGGCTTCGGCTGGCCTCCCTGTGGCAGGGTGCTGCGCAAG TGGTTCGAGCCCTCTCAGTTCGGAACATGGTGGTCAATCCTGTCATGCAGCATGAATCTGGCTGGCAGCTTGGGCCCGATTATCGCCTCAGTGCTGGCCCAGAGTTACAGCTGGAGGACCATCCTGTGCATGTCCGGAATGATCTGTGTCGTACTCTCTTTCGTTTGCCTGTTGGTCATCAAAAATGAACCCAAGGACGTAGGGTTACCTAATGTTGAAGTGGCAGACAAGAAGAGCAAAGGGG AGTCTTCTAGCAATGAGAGCACCCTGTCTGAGTTCCTGCTCTCACCTTACCTGTGGCTCGTTTCCGTGTCCTATCTGGTGGTTTTTGGGGTGAAGACAGCCTGCACCGACTGGGGACAGCTGTTTCTCATTCAGGACAAAGGACAGTCTACGCTAATGG GTAGCTCATACATGAGTGCGCTGGAGTTGGGAGGCCTTATAGGCAGCCTGGCAGCAGGTTATTTCTCTGACAAAGCTGTGGCCAAA CAAGGCATAAAAACGTACGGCAATCCTCGCCATTATGTCCTGATCCTTATGATGACAGGAATGTTTGTGTCCATGTACCTGTTTAGAGTCACAGTCACTCCAGACAGCCCGAAG GTTTGGATACTCTTTTTGGGTGCTGTTTTTGGTTTCTCCTCCTACGGGCCGATATCCTTGTTTGGTGTGATCGCCAATGAGAGCGCTCCGTCCAACTACTGTGGGACATCTCATGCTATTGTGGCCCTCATGGCTAACA TCGGTGGCTTCCTCTCTGGGCTTCCATTCAGCACCATTGCCAAACATCATGGCTGGGAAATGGCCTTCTGGGTTGCAGAGATTTTCTGCGGCATCACAGTTGTCTGCTTCTTCCTGCTTCGTAACATCCGCTCTAAGATGGGTCACGTATCTAAGAAATCAGACTAA
- the trappc4 gene encoding trafficking protein particle complex subunit 4: protein MVIFSVYVVNKAGGLIYQYDNYVPRAEAEKTFSYPLDLVLKHHDEKVVVSFGQRDGIKVGHAVLSINGIDVMGKSTADGKDILEYLKDPSNYPVSIRFGRARLSSNEKLMLASMFHSLFAIGSQLSPEVGSSGIEMLETDVFKLHCFQTLTGIKFIVLADPRQAGIDALLRKIYEIYADFALKNPFYSLEMPIRCELFDQNLKSALEVAEKAGNFGAGS, encoded by the exons ATGGTGATCTTCAGTGTGTATGTAGTCAACAAGGCTGGAGGTTTAATTTATCAATATGACAACTATGTGCCGAGAGCGGAGGCCGAAAAGACGTTTAGTTACCCTTTAGATTTGGTCCTTAAGCATCACGACGAGAAAGTGGTCGTGTCGTTTGGGCAAAGGGACGGAATCAAAG TGGGCCATGCAGTTCTCTCCATTAATGGGATTGATGTGATGGGAAAGAGTACAGCAGATGGGAAGGACATTCTGGAATACTTAAAAGATCCGTCCAACTATCCAGTGTCAATTCGATTCGGAAGGGCTCGGCTCAGCTCCAATGAAAAACTTATGCTGGCCTCTATGTTCCATTC GTTGTTTGCTATTGGATCACAGCTGTCTCCAGAGGTTGGAAGTTCAGGGATTGAGATGCTGGAAACGGACGTGTTCAAACTCCATTGTTTCCAGACTCTTACAG GAATAAAATTCATAGTGCTGGCGGACCCGCGACAAGCCGGCATTGATGCTCTTTTGAGAAAAATATATGAGATTTATGCAGACTTTGCACTAAAGAATCCATTCTACTCACTGGAAATGCCTATCAG GTGTGAACTATTTGATCAGAACTTAAAAAGTGCACTGGAGGTTGCAGAGAAGGCTGGTAACTTTGGAGCTGGATCATGA
- the rps25 gene encoding small ribosomal subunit protein eS25, which yields MPPKTDKKKDTGKSKKDKDPVNKSGGKAKKKKWSKGKVRDKLNNLILFDKATYEKLYKEVPNYKLITPAVVSERLKIRGSLARNALQELLTKGMIKLVSKHRAQLIYTRNTKGGDEEAAAEKA from the exons atg CCTCCCAAGACTGATAAGAAAAAGGACACTGGCAAGTCCAAGAAGGACAAGGACCCAGTTAACAAGTCTGGAGGCAAAGCCAAGAAAAAG AAGTGGTCCAAAGGAAAAGTGAGGGACAAGCTGAACAACCTGATCCTCTTCGACAAGGCCACCTACGAAAAGCTGTACAAAGAAGTTCCCAACTACAAGCTTATCACACCTGCCGTTGTGTCAGAGAGGCTGAAGATCCGTGGCTCCTTGGCCAGGAACGCCCTGCAGGAACTGCTTACTAAAG GCATGATCAAGCTCGTGTCTAAGCACAGAGCCCAGCTCATCTACACGCGTAACACCAAGGGCGGAGATGAGGAGGCAGCTGCTGAGAAAGCATAA